A window of the Isosphaera pallida ATCC 43644 genome harbors these coding sequences:
- a CDS encoding DEAD/DEAH box helicase, protein MTRRAPRSSNRAADDPLAGLSHPATRDWFRATFPQGPTPPQRLTWPVVAQHRHALVLAPTGTGKTLSAFLGVLDRLANHARPPEPVADGLRCVYVSPLRSLGYDVERNLQAPLEGLARRLGYDRPDQFLRVATRTSDTTAHQRRKLRDRPPHLLVTTPESLALMLSQADWRDHFAAVETIIVDEIHALAPTKRGVDLMLSLERLADLATTDPTRIGLSATCRPAQRIARYLVGPTRGCVVLDAWNPVRDDPQTDSNLAPDPQTPVAAAAQTELNNAIVQANSSIRLPDRTPELRVVNLLRADEGFHRGLSYRRLLARLEQEIRANRSTVIFANTRAFAERLTHDLRARFHSNVPTPYIGNAGDLIGNRLCDHQVASRVQLNARLKIEHSRLVRAVSAPPQGHPGDLVADKVTELVAVHHSALDATRRREVEHRLKTGQLRAVVTSTSLELGVDLGTADLTVLVGPPDSVQRCLQRVGRAGHSIEATPRGLIVTVGPAELLSALVTARAAREGRIEPIAVPRVPLDVVCQHLVGMACAGEWEVERAYELIRRADPTSTLSREDFLDCLSYLAGESSAPASAFEPEPGANPRWSGPRIWKAHGSFGAKSGRILRWFRMNVGTIHAEETIRVLVDGVELGTLEAVYAERLSRGDRFVLDGRALEVVRGEEGGILLARATGGEPNLPRWTSDRLSLSRQLAKEVFATRVQVRDLLRGSPDDLAQWLRAEFQHDEPDAVETLRALIEAQERCSVVPESDSVLIEDGPLEDWSGELTNSGSGRLWVFHAPLGRAACETLGRAVAARWGRRLRRDLGLTAADLGWALRVPAALPPDEDPPEPDWNELLDPEGLEQAVLTGLDRGELVAQRFRHAAAVGLMILKRHESQTRNTRGGGSVRVGGTRWAATKLYPVVKAAAPRHPLIREAQREALEEVLDLPTARAWLEQRPRVMRRTLQHQPLSPFAAAWIEPGGGLNPPGETLRFESPASALKRLHERLTRPRVQT, encoded by the coding sequence ATGACGCGACGCGCCCCACGCTCCTCCAACCGCGCCGCGGACGACCCACTGGCAGGTCTGAGCCACCCGGCGACTCGGGATTGGTTCCGCGCCACCTTTCCCCAGGGGCCAACTCCTCCGCAACGTCTGACCTGGCCGGTGGTCGCCCAACATCGCCACGCCTTGGTGCTGGCCCCCACCGGCACTGGCAAGACCCTGTCGGCGTTTCTCGGCGTCCTTGATCGGCTCGCCAACCACGCGCGACCTCCCGAGCCGGTCGCCGACGGTCTTCGATGCGTTTACGTCTCCCCCCTGCGAAGTCTGGGTTACGACGTAGAGCGCAACCTTCAGGCTCCCCTTGAAGGACTGGCCCGCCGTCTAGGCTATGACCGACCCGACCAGTTCCTCCGCGTCGCTACCCGCACCAGCGACACCACCGCCCACCAGCGCCGCAAGCTGCGCGATCGTCCCCCCCATCTTTTGGTCACCACCCCCGAAAGCCTCGCCCTGATGCTCAGCCAGGCCGATTGGCGCGACCACTTCGCCGCGGTCGAGACGATCATCGTCGATGAAATCCACGCGCTGGCTCCCACCAAACGCGGGGTGGACCTAATGCTCAGTCTGGAACGTCTGGCCGACCTCGCCACGACCGACCCGACACGGATCGGTCTGTCGGCCACCTGTCGGCCCGCGCAACGGATAGCCCGCTACCTGGTCGGACCCACCCGCGGTTGCGTGGTTCTCGACGCTTGGAACCCAGTCCGCGACGATCCCCAAACCGATTCGAACCTCGCCCCTGACCCCCAAACCCCAGTCGCCGCCGCAGCCCAAACCGAACTCAACAACGCGATCGTTCAAGCGAACTCATCGATCCGTTTACCTGACCGCACCCCGGAACTCCGGGTCGTCAACCTGCTCCGGGCCGACGAGGGATTCCATCGCGGCCTGTCGTATCGTCGGTTGTTGGCGCGGCTGGAGCAAGAAATCCGGGCCAACCGGTCCACGGTCATCTTCGCAAACACCCGCGCATTCGCCGAACGATTGACTCACGACCTCCGCGCACGTTTTCATTCCAATGTCCCTACACCTTATATCGGCAACGCCGGCGATCTCATTGGCAACCGCTTGTGTGATCACCAAGTCGCCTCTCGCGTTCAATTGAACGCTCGCCTCAAAATTGAGCATTCGCGCCTTGTTCGAGCCGTCTCGGCCCCGCCCCAAGGTCACCCAGGCGATCTGGTCGCAGACAAGGTCACCGAGCTGGTCGCCGTTCACCATTCCGCCCTGGACGCGACCCGTCGGCGCGAGGTGGAACACCGGCTCAAGACCGGTCAGCTTCGCGCGGTCGTGACCTCCACCAGTCTGGAACTGGGAGTCGATCTGGGCACCGCCGACTTAACGGTGCTGGTGGGACCGCCCGACTCGGTCCAGCGTTGTTTGCAACGGGTGGGCCGCGCGGGTCACTCCATCGAAGCGACCCCAAGGGGCCTCATTGTCACGGTGGGACCGGCAGAGCTTCTGTCCGCCCTAGTGACCGCCCGCGCCGCCCGTGAGGGACGCATTGAACCAATCGCCGTTCCGAGAGTCCCGCTGGATGTGGTCTGCCAACACCTAGTCGGCATGGCCTGTGCCGGCGAGTGGGAGGTGGAGCGCGCTTATGAACTGATCCGACGGGCGGACCCCACTTCCACGCTCTCGCGGGAGGATTTCCTCGACTGTCTGAGCTATCTGGCGGGCGAATCGTCCGCCCCCGCCTCCGCTTTCGAGCCGGAACCCGGAGCCAACCCCCGCTGGAGCGGTCCTCGAATCTGGAAGGCTCACGGGAGTTTCGGGGCCAAAAGCGGTCGGATTCTTCGTTGGTTTCGCATGAATGTCGGCACCATTCACGCCGAGGAGACGATTCGCGTCCTAGTGGACGGAGTCGAATTAGGAACGCTCGAAGCCGTTTACGCCGAACGTTTGAGCCGAGGCGATCGTTTCGTTCTGGATGGACGCGCCTTGGAGGTGGTCCGAGGCGAGGAGGGGGGAATTCTGCTGGCGCGGGCCACGGGCGGCGAACCCAACCTGCCCCGCTGGACCAGCGACCGCTTGAGCCTCAGTCGCCAATTAGCAAAGGAGGTCTTCGCAACCCGCGTTCAGGTCCGCGACCTGCTCCGAGGCAGCCCGGACGATCTGGCCCAATGGCTCCGCGCTGAATTCCAACACGACGAACCCGACGCGGTCGAAACCCTCCGCGCCCTGATCGAAGCCCAAGAGCGTTGTTCGGTGGTCCCCGAGTCCGACAGTGTTCTCATCGAGGATGGACCACTTGAAGATTGGTCCGGCGAATTGACCAACAGCGGCTCTGGCCGTCTCTGGGTCTTCCACGCCCCGTTGGGACGCGCGGCCTGTGAGACCTTGGGGCGGGCGGTCGCAGCGCGTTGGGGGAGGCGGTTGCGCCGCGACCTGGGTTTGACCGCCGCCGATCTCGGCTGGGCGTTGCGAGTGCCCGCGGCCCTCCCCCCCGACGAAGATCCCCCCGAACCGGATTGGAACGAATTGCTCGACCCGGAAGGCTTAGAGCAAGCGGTTCTGACCGGGTTGGATCGGGGCGAACTGGTCGCTCAACGGTTCCGCCACGCCGCCGCGGTCGGTCTGATGATTCTCAAGCGCCACGAGTCCCAAACCCGCAATACCCGCGGAGGGGGGTCGGTTCGCGTCGGCGGCACCCGCTGGGCCGCCACGAAGCTCTATCCCGTGGTGAAGGCCGCCGCGCCTCGACATCCTCTCATCCGTGAAGCTCAGCGCGAAGCCCTGGAGGAGGTGCTTGACCTTCCCACCGCCCGCGCCTGGTTGGAACAACGGCCCCGGGTGATGCGTCGGACCTTGCAGCATCAACCCCTCTCCCCTTTCGCCGCAGCCTGGATCGAACCCGGTGGCGGCTTGAACCCGCCAGGGGAGACCTTGCGGTTCGAGTCGCCTGCCTCCGCCCTCAAACGTTTGCATGAACGTCTGACTCGCCCCCGTGTTCAAACTTGA
- a CDS encoding sulfite oxidase encodes MNDAFLSRSCPSAAGRRAFLAASLGLGATLSLPGRLAWASARLSRATADEEVIPPGLIPRQVTPPNYETPLEELGRPWLTPADRLFIRSHFAIPRVDPSSWRLIVGGRAATTHALSLEDLQAMPQTKVVAVIECSGNGRIYMDPPPNGVLWHHGAVGNAEWEGVSLQRLIDLAGPLRDSRHLVVSCLDEDRTKPAYPDFTRSLPNRRDLMERTILALKLNGAPLPPAHGFPARLVVPGWVGNHWLKWVSRLELSRDEASSVAMRDDYRVPDPPIRPGDPIDPRTMRMIESIQVKSLITFPTAQAKLERGEIRITGVAYAGETPVERVEVQLAGDSQWRTAQLDPQPKQYASPYAWFTWSIPWTFDRAGTHVIRARATDRDGVTQPERAVWNPKGYRWNGIHQVQVTVT; translated from the coding sequence ATGAACGACGCCTTCCTCTCCCGTTCCTGCCCCAGCGCGGCGGGTCGCCGCGCATTTCTGGCCGCGTCGCTGGGGTTGGGCGCGACGTTGAGCTTGCCGGGTCGTTTGGCGTGGGCCTCGGCGCGTCTTTCACGCGCCACTGCCGACGAAGAGGTGATTCCGCCCGGCTTGATCCCGCGTCAGGTCACGCCGCCCAACTACGAGACGCCGCTTGAGGAGTTGGGGCGTCCCTGGTTAACGCCAGCCGACCGGCTTTTCATCCGCAGTCACTTCGCCATTCCTCGGGTGGACCCGTCCTCCTGGCGTTTGATTGTGGGGGGACGGGCCGCCACGACGCACGCGTTGTCTCTGGAAGACCTACAGGCGATGCCGCAAACCAAGGTGGTCGCGGTCATTGAGTGTTCAGGCAATGGGCGGATCTACATGGACCCCCCGCCTAATGGGGTGTTGTGGCATCACGGAGCCGTGGGCAACGCCGAATGGGAAGGGGTGTCGCTCCAAAGGCTCATCGACCTAGCCGGTCCATTGCGGGATTCCCGTCATCTAGTGGTCAGTTGCTTAGATGAGGATCGCACTAAGCCCGCGTATCCCGACTTCACCCGTAGTCTGCCTAACCGTCGGGATTTGATGGAGCGGACGATCTTGGCGCTGAAGCTCAACGGCGCGCCGTTGCCACCGGCTCACGGGTTCCCCGCGCGTTTGGTGGTGCCCGGCTGGGTGGGCAACCACTGGCTCAAGTGGGTGAGTCGTCTAGAATTGTCCCGCGACGAAGCGTCCAGCGTGGCGATGCGAGATGACTATCGGGTGCCCGATCCTCCAATCCGGCCGGGAGATCCGATCGACCCTCGAACCATGCGGATGATCGAGTCGATCCAGGTCAAGTCGCTCATCACTTTCCCCACTGCCCAGGCGAAGCTGGAGCGGGGCGAGATTCGCATCACCGGGGTCGCCTATGCCGGGGAAACCCCGGTCGAGCGGGTCGAAGTGCAGCTAGCGGGCGACTCCCAATGGAGGACCGCCCAGCTGGATCCCCAGCCCAAGCAATACGCCTCCCCCTACGCCTGGTTCACCTGGTCGATCCCCTGGACTTTTGACCGCGCCGGAACCCACGTGATTCGCGCCCGCGCCACCGACCGCGACGGCGTTACTCAGCCTGAACGCGCAGTCTGGAATCCCAAAGGATACCGCTGGAATGGCATCCATCAGGTTCAAGTGACGGTCACCTGA